Proteins from a genomic interval of Pseudomonas asplenii:
- a CDS encoding HlyD family type I secretion periplasmic adaptor subunit, translating into MHDLTPGADASREQALSVPGPHALPGASTDAARAARHGVGFLVLALGGFLLWACLAPLDQGVTGSGTVVVAGERKSVQSLVGGVVEQLLVSDGDRVARGQLLVQLNTVQAQSHLDVTLGKLLNDRSIEARLIAERLGNAEIQWPVELLERAAEPQVKAAMALQGQLFASRRAELGSRLQIIELEAAALRQQLLGYEGVKRNYDAQIRFQQQELEGLRDLAREGYVPRNKLFEAERNAAQLAGQIASAVGDIGKTRQAINESRFKALQTQQEFRRDAETQLSEVSAEAAGYADQIRALQFEVDNGAIRAPVAGQVMDVNLHTEGGVAQAGQTLMQVVPLEAPMAITARFEPLMSNKLRPGLPVHVHFTALQRVDTPTVTAMLTTVSADQLLDEQTHRPYFSAKIEIAADTVAALQNAGLLVRPGMLADVTVVTGERTLMNYLMKPLRERLLAAFKEE; encoded by the coding sequence ATGCATGACCTGACACCGGGTGCGGACGCTTCCCGCGAGCAGGCGTTGAGCGTGCCTGGCCCCCATGCACTGCCCGGCGCCAGTACCGATGCCGCGCGCGCGGCGCGGCATGGCGTGGGTTTCCTGGTGCTGGCGCTCGGCGGTTTTTTGCTCTGGGCTTGCCTGGCGCCGCTCGATCAGGGTGTGACGGGCAGCGGTACCGTGGTGGTGGCCGGGGAGCGCAAGTCCGTGCAGTCGCTGGTGGGGGGCGTGGTGGAGCAGTTGCTGGTCAGCGATGGCGATCGTGTCGCCCGTGGCCAACTGCTGGTGCAGCTCAATACCGTGCAGGCGCAGTCGCACCTGGACGTGACCCTGGGCAAGTTGCTCAACGACCGCAGCATCGAGGCCCGCTTGATTGCCGAACGCTTGGGCAACGCCGAGATCCAGTGGCCGGTTGAACTGCTGGAACGGGCCGCCGAGCCGCAGGTCAAGGCAGCGATGGCGCTGCAGGGCCAATTGTTCGCAAGCCGCCGCGCGGAGCTGGGCAGCCGCTTGCAGATCATCGAGCTTGAAGCAGCGGCGTTGCGCCAGCAATTGCTCGGCTATGAAGGCGTCAAGCGCAACTACGATGCGCAGATACGCTTCCAGCAACAGGAACTCGAAGGCTTGCGCGACCTGGCTCGTGAAGGTTATGTCCCGCGCAACAAACTCTTCGAGGCCGAGCGCAATGCCGCGCAACTGGCGGGGCAGATCGCCTCTGCCGTGGGCGATATCGGCAAGACCCGCCAGGCGATCAACGAAAGTCGGTTCAAGGCGTTGCAAACACAACAGGAGTTCCGCCGCGATGCCGAGACCCAGCTCAGCGAGGTCTCCGCCGAGGCGGCAGGTTATGCCGATCAGATCCGTGCCTTGCAGTTCGAGGTCGACAACGGTGCGATCCGCGCACCGGTCGCCGGACAGGTCATGGATGTAAACCTGCATACGGAGGGGGGCGTTGCGCAGGCCGGGCAAACCCTGATGCAGGTGGTGCCGCTGGAGGCGCCGATGGCGATCACGGCACGCTTCGAGCCGCTGATGTCCAACAAACTGCGCCCGGGACTGCCCGTGCATGTGCATTTTACCGCGCTGCAGCGGGTGGATACGCCAACGGTCACCGCCATGCTGACCACTGTGTCGGCAGACCAACTGCTCGATGAGCAGACCCATCGTCCGTACTTTTCCGCCAAGATCGAGATTGCCGCCGACACGGTCGCCGCGCTGCAGAACGCCGGTCTGCTGGTGCGCCCCGGCATGCTCGCCGATGTCACGGTAGTGACGGGGGAGCGGACGCTGATGAATTACCTGATGAAACCCTTGCGTGAGCGCCTGCTGGCTGCCTTCAAGGAAGAATGA
- the thiE gene encoding thiamine phosphate synthase, translated as MKLRGLYAITDGQLLAGKFLAYVEAALEGGVTLLQYRDKSNDEPRRLREAEALLKLCERYKTRLIINDDAELAARLGVGVHLGQTDGPLTPARALLGSKAIIGATCHAQLELAEQAAKEGASYVAFGRFFNSTTKPGAPAADIALLERARPALHLPICVIGGITLDNAAPLVAHGADLLAVIHGLFGAESAQEVTRRALAFNALFTS; from the coding sequence ATGAAACTACGTGGTCTGTATGCCATCACTGATGGCCAGTTGCTGGCCGGCAAGTTCCTCGCCTATGTCGAGGCGGCGCTGGAAGGTGGCGTGACCCTGCTGCAGTATCGCGACAAGAGCAATGACGAGCCCCGCCGACTGCGCGAGGCCGAGGCGCTGCTCAAACTCTGCGAGCGTTACAAGACCCGGCTGATCATCAACGACGATGCCGAACTCGCCGCACGCCTCGGGGTTGGCGTGCACCTGGGGCAGACCGACGGCCCGCTGACCCCGGCCCGCGCCCTGCTCGGCAGCAAGGCCATCATCGGCGCCACCTGCCACGCGCAACTGGAGCTGGCCGAACAGGCGGCCAAGGAAGGCGCCAGCTACGTCGCCTTCGGCCGTTTTTTCAATTCCACTACCAAGCCCGGAGCCCCGGCGGCCGATATCGCCCTGCTCGAACGGGCACGTCCTGCGTTGCACCTGCCGATCTGCGTGATCGGCGGTATCACCCTTGATAACGCGGCGCCGCTGGTGGCCCATGGCGCCGATTTGCTGGCGGTGATCCACGGCCTGTTCGGCGCCGAAAGCGCTCAGGAAGTGACGCGCCGCGCGCTCGCCTTCAACGCCCTCTTCACTTCATGA
- a CDS encoding putative Ig domain-containing protein, producing the protein MIFNVQDFGAKGDGVTDDTAAIQHAIDAAAAAGGGQVYAPSGTYIVSAGEEPSDGCLMLKSNVHLYGDGMGETTIKVADGSDTKITGIIRSAYGEETHDFGVSQLSIDGNREHTTGKIDGWFNGYIPGQAGYDSNVTLDSVEIKNCSGYGFDPHEQTVNMVIKNSVSHGNGLDGFVADFLSDSTFENNTAYDNDRHGFNIVTSTHDFIMSNNVAYQNGGNGIVVQRGSEDIPSPSNITISGGQVYGNGAEGVLVKLSSEVSVSGVNIHDNVGAGVRIYGSNHVDVIDSTLNNNALGAAVPEIIIQSYDDTHGVSGKYFNGSDNTIQGNTISGSDHSTYGVAERNEDGTDHNAIIANTISHTSKGATLVYGDGSYVSATLPMTTVQGTTGNDTLVGTSANEIFYGAAGNDTIHGGAGSDILVGGAGLDKLTGGTGADTFRFTTQSDSYRTTTTSLDDTITDFDVSQDRIDLAGLGFTGLGNGHGGTLQVSYNASNDRTYLKDYDADASGNRFELILEGNLAGTLTASNFIFNRVITGTSGSDALSGSDAADTLLGLAGNDGLNGGAGDDKLDGGAGMDILTGGAGADTFVFSNRLDSYRNYNTGGANLGDLITDFDVSADKIDLSALGFTGLGDGKNDTVYLVLNSDGTKTYVKSLAADANGNRFEVALDGNYLNTLTSANFIFATSPSSNHAPVVATPLLDQNASENTPFSYVVPATSFSDPDNDTLSYTARLADGSALPGWLTFDAVTRTFTGTPGDSASGTYAIQVTAADGSNATVSNSFTLAVQDVPTTVVINGTPGNDTLTGTTANEQLFGGAGNDILSGGAGNDILVGGTGVDKLTGGAGADIFRFTSKLDSYRTGSTSASDQILDFDTSADRIDVSTLGYTGLGNGLNGTLQVSYSASTNRTYLKDLTVDANGNRFEVSLAGNLAASLTASHFVFADHNVPGNVAPVVAIPLLDQSASESTPFSYTLNHDSFTDANQDLLTYTATLADGSALPAWLTFNATSLTFSGTPTSTAAGNYDVLVKASDPSGASVSDNFALAVADAPANTITGDNNANTLNGTTGADLILGLDGNDTLNGGGGRDILDGGAGRDELSGGDGADTFRYTHLLDSYRDYDSGGITATDTIHDFTVGVDKIDVSALGFLGLGDGSHDTLYITLNAAGDKTYVKSSEADANGNRFEIALDGNYLDTLTSNDFVFSERAPQDILYLPTLGQSNARLLRMTEDDNQSGTSLLVDDLDRYTPYDVRSQFTDSDGNGIDIAVGGSTVNGLSTLSPEELRLCWWLTDTNQPGPALLRAVGLLGEQLGELKAIDKVTMGIIWGQGEEAAQEIARATDKQAAAAAYQAATLKVFDYLHGQFGNFSVYLMETGHYDQDAARVRGYSEEKIAAIVEGVGYVRAAQEAMAAERADVKLAVDYTDLPLRHEVDPLVYPDDVWHLHEESAEIVGQRLADYIADDLGFHGNPNDNHSVQDIFDHGQEGGVITGTDQADTLVGTAGNDTLDGELGADTMTGGDGNDIYVVDNAFDSVVETNTSAAQIDTVKASVSWTLGANLENLVLTGVSTIDGTGNAGRNFITGNAADNVLDGAAGADSISGGDGNDTYYVDNTDDRVIETNSDPVSGGIDSVHSRLASYTLGDNVENLYIDSPGAANGTGNALDNTLFAGAGNNVLDGRDGNDTVSFERALAGVTVNLSTSAQQNTVGAGLDTLKFFENLTGSAYADHLTGNSGANVLNGGAGNDTLVGGAGDDRLIGGEGSDNMTGGTGADTYAFGSLADMGVGPQRDVIIGFKSSEGDQLDLRGIDANPLTAQHDAFTFIGGNAFDTSNATGQLRLADGILYGSINADATAEFEFELLGVRELHAGDFAA; encoded by the coding sequence ATGATTTTCAACGTACAAGATTTTGGCGCGAAAGGAGACGGCGTCACCGACGACACTGCAGCGATCCAGCATGCGATCGATGCGGCCGCCGCCGCAGGGGGTGGCCAGGTATACGCCCCGAGCGGGACGTATATCGTTTCGGCAGGCGAGGAGCCGTCCGACGGCTGCCTGATGCTCAAGAGCAACGTCCATCTGTACGGCGATGGCATGGGCGAAACCACGATCAAGGTGGCCGACGGTTCCGACACCAAGATCACCGGTATCATCCGTTCGGCCTATGGCGAGGAAACCCACGATTTCGGCGTCAGCCAACTCAGCATCGACGGCAACCGCGAGCACACCACCGGCAAGATCGATGGCTGGTTCAACGGCTACATTCCCGGCCAGGCAGGCTACGATTCCAACGTCACCCTCGACAGCGTCGAGATCAAGAACTGCTCCGGGTACGGCTTCGATCCCCACGAGCAGACCGTCAACATGGTGATCAAGAACAGCGTTTCCCACGGCAACGGCCTGGACGGTTTCGTCGCCGACTTCCTGAGCGACAGCACCTTCGAAAACAACACCGCCTACGACAACGACCGCCACGGCTTCAACATCGTCACAAGCACCCACGACTTCATCATGAGCAACAACGTTGCCTACCAAAACGGCGGCAACGGTATCGTCGTGCAGCGTGGCAGCGAGGACATCCCCTCGCCCAGCAACATCACCATCAGCGGTGGCCAGGTGTACGGCAACGGCGCCGAAGGAGTGCTGGTCAAGCTGTCCAGCGAGGTGAGCGTCAGCGGCGTCAATATCCATGACAACGTCGGCGCCGGGGTGCGCATCTACGGCAGCAACCATGTCGATGTCATCGACAGTACCCTCAACAACAACGCGCTGGGCGCCGCCGTCCCGGAAATCATCATCCAGTCCTATGACGACACCCACGGCGTTTCCGGCAAGTACTTCAACGGTAGCGACAACACCATCCAGGGCAACACCATCAGCGGCAGCGACCACTCGACCTACGGTGTCGCCGAGCGTAACGAGGACGGCACCGATCACAATGCCATCATCGCCAACACCATCAGCCACACCAGCAAGGGCGCCACGCTGGTCTATGGCGACGGCAGCTACGTCAGCGCCACGCTGCCGATGACCACCGTCCAGGGGACGACGGGTAACGACACGCTGGTGGGCACCAGCGCCAACGAGATTTTCTACGGCGCGGCCGGCAACGACACCATCCATGGCGGGGCCGGCAGCGACATCCTGGTCGGGGGGGCCGGCCTCGACAAGCTCACCGGCGGCACCGGCGCCGATACGTTCCGCTTTACCACCCAGTCGGACAGTTATCGCACCACGACCACCAGCCTGGATGACACCATCACCGATTTCGATGTCAGCCAGGACAGGATCGATCTCGCGGGCCTGGGCTTCACCGGCCTGGGGAACGGCCACGGCGGTACCCTGCAAGTCAGCTATAACGCCAGCAACGATCGCACCTACCTCAAGGACTACGACGCCGACGCCAGCGGCAATCGCTTCGAGCTGATCCTCGAAGGCAACCTCGCCGGCACCCTGACCGCCAGCAACTTCATCTTCAACCGGGTGATCACCGGCACCAGTGGCAGCGACGCCCTGTCAGGCAGTGATGCGGCCGACACCCTGCTCGGCCTGGCTGGCAACGACGGCCTCAATGGCGGCGCAGGCGACGATAAGCTCGACGGCGGTGCCGGCATGGATATCCTCACCGGCGGCGCGGGAGCGGATACCTTTGTCTTCTCCAACCGTCTGGACAGCTACCGCAACTACAACACAGGCGGCGCCAACCTGGGCGACCTGATCACCGATTTCGACGTCAGCGCCGACAAGATCGATCTTTCGGCCCTGGGCTTTACCGGCCTTGGGGACGGCAAGAACGACACGGTGTACCTGGTGCTCAACAGCGACGGCACCAAGACCTACGTCAAGTCCCTGGCCGCCGACGCCAATGGCAACCGCTTCGAGGTGGCGCTGGACGGCAATTACCTCAACACCCTGACCAGCGCCAATTTCATCTTCGCCACGTCGCCATCGAGTAACCATGCCCCTGTGGTAGCGACGCCGCTGCTGGACCAGAATGCCAGCGAAAACACGCCCTTCAGCTACGTGGTACCGGCTACCAGCTTCAGCGACCCGGACAACGACACCCTGAGCTACACCGCCAGGTTAGCCGATGGCAGCGCCTTGCCCGGTTGGCTGACCTTCGATGCCGTCACGCGTACGTTCACCGGAACACCCGGCGATAGTGCTTCGGGCACCTACGCCATACAGGTCACCGCGGCCGACGGCAGCAACGCGACCGTCAGCAACAGCTTCACCCTGGCGGTGCAGGATGTGCCCACGACCGTCGTCATCAATGGCACGCCGGGCAACGACACCCTGACCGGCACCACGGCCAACGAGCAACTGTTCGGCGGTGCCGGTAACGATATCCTCAGCGGTGGCGCCGGCAACGACATCCTGGTCGGTGGCACCGGCGTGGACAAATTGACCGGCGGGGCGGGTGCCGACATCTTCCGCTTCACCTCGAAACTCGACAGCTACCGCACCGGTTCCACCAGCGCCAGCGACCAGATCCTCGACTTCGACACCAGCGCCGACAGGATCGACGTCTCCACGCTCGGCTACACGGGCCTGGGCAATGGCCTGAACGGCACGCTGCAGGTGAGCTACAGCGCCTCGACCAACCGCACGTACCTCAAGGACCTCACCGTCGACGCCAACGGCAACCGCTTCGAAGTGTCACTGGCGGGCAACCTGGCCGCCAGCCTGACAGCCAGTCATTTCGTCTTCGCCGACCATAACGTACCCGGCAACGTGGCGCCGGTCGTCGCCATCCCGCTCCTCGACCAGAGTGCCAGCGAAAGCACGCCGTTCTCCTATACCCTGAACCACGACAGCTTCACCGATGCCAACCAGGATCTGCTGACCTACACGGCCACCCTCGCCGACGGCAGCGCCCTGCCCGCCTGGTTGACGTTCAATGCCACCAGCCTGACCTTCAGCGGTACGCCGACCAGCACCGCGGCAGGCAACTACGACGTACTGGTCAAGGCCAGCGATCCCTCGGGCGCGTCGGTCAGCGACAACTTCGCCCTGGCGGTGGCAGACGCGCCGGCCAATACCATTACCGGCGACAACAACGCCAACACCCTCAATGGCACGACCGGCGCGGACCTGATCCTCGGGCTCGACGGCAACGATACGCTCAATGGCGGCGGCGGCAGGGATATCCTCGACGGCGGCGCCGGACGGGACGAGTTGTCGGGTGGCGACGGTGCCGACACGTTCCGCTACACGCATCTGCTCGACAGTTATCGCGACTACGACAGCGGCGGTATCACGGCCACCGACACGATCCATGACTTCACCGTGGGCGTCGACAAGATCGACGTTTCCGCGCTGGGCTTTCTCGGCCTCGGCGATGGTAGCCATGACACCCTGTACATCACCCTCAATGCCGCCGGCGACAAGACCTACGTCAAGTCCAGTGAAGCGGACGCCAACGGCAATCGCTTCGAAATCGCCCTCGACGGCAACTACCTCGACACCCTGACGAGCAATGACTTCGTGTTCAGTGAACGCGCCCCGCAGGACATCCTCTATCTGCCGACCCTCGGCCAGTCCAACGCGCGCCTGCTGCGCATGACCGAGGACGACAATCAGTCCGGCACCTCGTTGCTGGTCGATGACCTGGACCGCTATACCCCCTATGACGTGCGCAGCCAGTTCACCGACAGCGACGGCAATGGCATCGATATCGCGGTGGGTGGCAGCACGGTCAACGGCCTGTCGACCCTCAGCCCCGAGGAACTCAGGTTGTGCTGGTGGCTGACCGACACCAACCAGCCCGGACCTGCGCTGCTGAGGGCCGTGGGCTTGCTCGGTGAGCAACTCGGCGAACTCAAGGCCATCGATAAGGTCACCATGGGCATCATTTGGGGCCAGGGCGAGGAAGCGGCCCAGGAAATCGCCCGGGCCACGGACAAACAGGCAGCGGCGGCGGCCTACCAGGCCGCGACCCTGAAGGTGTTTGACTACCTGCATGGGCAGTTCGGCAATTTCAGCGTTTACCTGATGGAAACCGGCCACTACGACCAGGATGCGGCGCGCGTCCGGGGGTATTCCGAGGAGAAGATCGCCGCCATCGTCGAGGGCGTCGGTTATGTCCGCGCCGCCCAGGAGGCCATGGCCGCCGAGCGCGCCGACGTCAAGCTGGCAGTGGACTACACCGACCTGCCCTTGCGCCACGAGGTCGATCCACTGGTGTATCCCGACGATGTCTGGCACCTGCACGAAGAGTCGGCTGAGATCGTCGGGCAGCGCCTGGCCGACTACATCGCCGACGACCTGGGCTTCCATGGCAACCCCAACGACAACCACAGCGTGCAGGACATTTTCGACCACGGCCAGGAAGGCGGGGTCATTACCGGCACCGATCAGGCGGACACCCTGGTGGGCACCGCAGGCAATGACACGCTGGATGGCGAACTGGGCGCCGACACCATGACCGGCGGCGATGGCAACGACATCTATGTGGTCGACAATGCGTTCGACAGCGTGGTGGAAACCAATACCTCGGCTGCACAGATCGATACGGTAAAGGCCTCGGTCAGCTGGACCCTTGGCGCCAATCTCGAAAACCTGGTGCTGACGGGTGTATCAACCATCGACGGCACCGGCAATGCGGGGCGCAACTTCATCACCGGCAATGCCGCCGACAACGTCCTCGATGGCGCCGCCGGAGCCGACAGCATCAGTGGTGGCGACGGCAACGATACCTATTATGTCGACAACACCGACGACAGGGTGATCGAAACCAACAGTGATCCGGTGTCGGGAGGCATCGACAGTGTCCACAGCCGCCTGGCGAGCTATACCCTCGGCGACAATGTCGAGAACCTCTATATCGACAGCCCCGGCGCCGCCAATGGCACCGGCAATGCCCTGGACAACACCCTGTTCGCAGGGGCCGGCAACAATGTGCTGGACGGTCGCGACGGCAACGATACGGTCTCCTTCGAACGGGCCCTGGCCGGGGTGACCGTCAACCTCTCGACATCGGCGCAACAGAACACCGTGGGGGCCGGGCTCGACACCTTGAAATTCTTCGAGAACCTGACCGGCAGCGCCTATGCAGACCACCTGACGGGCAACAGCGGCGCCAACGTCCTGAATGGCGGCGCGGGCAACGATACGTTGGTAGGCGGCGCGGGCGATGACCGACTGATCGGCGGCGAGGGGAGCGACAACATGACCGGCGGCACCGGGGCGGATACCTACGCATTCGGCTCGTTGGCGGACATGGGCGTCGGGCCCCAGCGCGATGTGATCATCGGTTTCAAGAGCAGCGAGGGAGATCAACTGGACCTGCGTGGGATAGACGCCAACCCGCTGACCGCCCAGCACGATGCCTTCACGTTCATCGGCGGCAATGCCTTCGACACCAGCAACGCCACCGGCCAGTTGCGCCTTGCCGATGGCATTCTCTATGGCAGTATCAATGCCGACGCCACCGCCGAGTTCGAATTCGAGCTGCTGGGTGTCAGGGAGCTGCATGCCGGCGACTTCGCCGCCTGA
- the hemL gene encoding glutamate-1-semialdehyde 2,1-aminomutase: protein MSRSETLFANAQKHIPGGVNSPVRAFKSVGGTPLFFKHAEGAYVTDEDDKRYVDYVGSWGPMILGHSHPDVLDAVRKQLEHGLSYGAPTAMETEMADLVCSIVPSMEMVRMVSSGTEATMSAIRLARGYTGRDSIIKFEGCYHGHSDSLLVKAGSGALTQGVPSSAGVPAAFAKHTLTLPFNDIDAVAQMLGDVGQEVACIIVEPVAGNMNCVPPAPGFLEGLRRLCDQYGVVLIFDEVMTGFRVALGGAQAHYGVTPHLSTFGKIIGGGMPVGCFGGKREIMSCIAPLGPVYQAGTLSGNPLAMAAGLTTLRLISRPGFHAELTDYTTRLLDGLQQRADAAGIPFVTTQAGGMFGLYFSGADDIVTFDDVMASDAERFKRFFHLMLEGGVYLAPSAFEAGFTSIAHGETELKLTLDAAERAFAALK from the coding sequence ATGTCCCGTTCCGAAACGCTGTTTGCCAATGCCCAGAAACACATTCCCGGTGGCGTGAACTCGCCCGTTCGGGCGTTCAAGAGCGTCGGCGGCACCCCGCTGTTCTTCAAGCATGCCGAAGGTGCCTACGTCACCGATGAAGACGACAAGCGTTATGTCGACTACGTCGGTTCCTGGGGCCCGATGATCCTCGGCCACAGTCATCCGGACGTGCTCGATGCGGTGCGCAAGCAGCTGGAACACGGCCTGTCCTATGGCGCACCGACTGCCATGGAAACCGAAATGGCCGACCTGGTCTGCTCGATCGTGCCCTCGATGGAAATGGTCCGTATGGTCAGCTCCGGCACCGAGGCGACCATGAGCGCCATCCGCCTGGCCCGTGGCTACACCGGCCGCGACAGCATCATCAAGTTCGAAGGCTGCTACCACGGCCACTCCGACAGCCTGCTGGTCAAGGCTGGCTCCGGCGCATTGACCCAGGGCGTACCGAGTTCGGCCGGCGTACCAGCGGCATTCGCCAAACACACCCTGACCCTGCCATTCAACGATATCGACGCAGTGGCGCAGATGCTCGGCGATGTCGGCCAGGAAGTCGCCTGCATCATCGTCGAGCCGGTGGCCGGCAACATGAACTGCGTACCACCGGCGCCGGGCTTCCTCGAAGGCCTGCGCCGCCTCTGCGACCAGTACGGCGTGGTGCTGATCTTCGACGAAGTGATGACCGGCTTCCGTGTCGCCCTCGGCGGTGCCCAGGCCCACTACGGTGTGACCCCGCACCTGAGCACCTTCGGCAAGATCATTGGTGGCGGCATGCCCGTCGGCTGCTTCGGCGGCAAGCGCGAGATCATGTCGTGCATCGCCCCGCTTGGCCCGGTCTATCAGGCCGGCACGCTGTCCGGCAACCCACTGGCGATGGCCGCCGGCCTGACCACCCTGCGCCTGATCAGCCGTCCGGGCTTCCATGCCGAACTGACCGACTACACCACCCGCCTGCTCGACGGCCTGCAACAGCGCGCCGATGCCGCCGGCATCCCGTTCGTCACCACTCAGGCCGGTGGCATGTTCGGCCTGTACTTCAGCGGCGCCGATGACATCGTCACCTTCGACGACGTGATGGCCAGCGATGCCGAGCGCTTCAAGCGGTTCTTCCATCTGATGCTTGAAGGTGGCGTGTACCTGGCGCCAAGCGCCTTCGAAGCCGGCTTCACCTCGATTGCCCACGGCGAAACCGAGCTGAAACTGACCCTGGATGCCGCCGAGCGCGCTTTTGCCGCCCTGAAATAA
- a CDS encoding TolC family outer membrane protein, with product MIDRSRYRCCVLLSLYGSWVALLPAWAADGGLSLTAVYDASRLNDPTLQSATHAYEASRHEAAIGRGGLYPQVSLTSRYGRGGRTDGGDDNRYVGSNDYQADNITLAAQQPLYDKGRWAAYEEGKARGQLGGLQFDVAGQTLYDRVAKGYFEVARAENEIKLIAQQKAAINALVIQSKKLYEGGQGAITDIDEARARLDLVEVQKAEADARRGAALRALSGRANVPIEDIQPMREELAASSPIPAERDLPYWAAIARDASPELAARLSAVKVAEAQADSQRAGHYPTLSLTTQLTRRETRQYHELDPRQDSYYVGVQLEVPLYRGGAVRASVAKAEAQLAGARSDYDVQRQQLAEDIETDYLGVVTGFAKSKAMQRAVESNQRALISTEKGFQGGVRSTVDILDAQQRLFQARRDLLNTKLDMLQSYVSLHSHTGQMSRAVLEQVQSLF from the coding sequence ATGATCGACCGTAGCCGCTACCGCTGCTGTGTCCTGTTAAGCCTGTATGGCAGTTGGGTCGCGCTCCTGCCCGCCTGGGCTGCCGATGGGGGGCTGAGCCTGACCGCCGTCTACGATGCCTCGCGCCTCAACGATCCGACTCTGCAGTCGGCCACCCATGCCTATGAGGCTTCGCGGCATGAGGCCGCGATCGGCCGCGGTGGTCTCTATCCGCAAGTATCGCTGACGTCGCGCTATGGCCGGGGCGGGCGCACCGATGGTGGCGACGACAACCGCTACGTCGGGAGCAACGATTACCAGGCCGACAATATCACCCTGGCGGCGCAACAACCGCTCTACGACAAGGGGCGCTGGGCGGCATACGAGGAGGGCAAAGCCCGTGGGCAATTGGGTGGCCTGCAGTTCGACGTTGCCGGCCAGACCCTGTACGACCGGGTCGCCAAGGGGTATTTCGAGGTGGCCCGGGCCGAAAACGAGATCAAGTTGATCGCCCAGCAGAAAGCAGCCATCAACGCTTTGGTCATCCAGAGCAAAAAACTCTATGAGGGCGGCCAGGGCGCGATCACCGATATCGATGAGGCCCGGGCGCGGCTGGATCTGGTCGAGGTACAGAAGGCCGAAGCCGATGCTCGGCGTGGGGCGGCATTACGGGCGTTGTCCGGACGTGCCAATGTGCCCATCGAGGATATCCAGCCGATGCGCGAGGAACTGGCCGCCAGCAGCCCGATCCCGGCGGAACGGGACCTGCCGTACTGGGCGGCGATTGCCCGCGACGCCAGCCCCGAGCTGGCGGCCCGCCTGTCGGCGGTGAAAGTCGCCGAGGCACAGGCCGACAGCCAGCGCGCCGGACATTATCCGACCTTGTCTCTGACCACCCAGTTGACCCGCCGGGAAACCCGCCAGTACCACGAACTTGATCCGCGCCAGGACAGCTACTACGTGGGCGTGCAGCTGGAAGTGCCGTTGTATCGCGGTGGTGCGGTGCGTGCCTCGGTGGCAAAGGCCGAGGCGCAACTGGCCGGGGCCCGGTCCGATTACGACGTGCAGCGCCAACAATTGGCCGAAGACATTGAAACCGATTACCTGGGGGTGGTGACCGGGTTCGCCAAGAGCAAGGCTATGCAGCGAGCGGTGGAGTCCAACCAGCGGGCGCTGATTTCGACGGAAAAGGGTTTCCAGGGCGGCGTACGCTCCACGGTGGATATTCTTGATGCCCAACAGCGGCTGTTCCAGGCGCGTCGGGACCTGCTCAATACCAAGCTGGACATGCTGCAAAGCTATGTGAGCCTGCACAGTCATACCGGCCAGATGAGCCGGGCGGTCCTGGAGCAGGTGCAAAGTCTGTTCTGA